One window of Manihot esculenta cultivar AM560-2 chromosome 17, M.esculenta_v8, whole genome shotgun sequence genomic DNA carries:
- the LOC110604518 gene encoding mitochondrial import receptor subunit TOM6 homolog: protein MFPGMFMRKPDKAAALKQLKTHVSMFGVWVAVVRVTPYILHYLSDEKDELKLEF from the coding sequence ATGTTTCCAGGAATGTTTATGCGAAAACCAGATAAGGCAGCGGCATTGAAGCAGCTAAAGACCCATGTGTCCATGTTCGGTGTGTGGGTCGCCGTCGTCCGTGTTACCCCTTACATTCTCCACTACCTTTCCGATGAGAAAGACGAGCTCAAGCTCGAATTTTAG
- the LOC110605385 gene encoding CASP-like protein 5C1: MDDVPGSVGTSASFSLRLAQTIFSCASLFFMSLGVQFYSYTAFCYLVTIMGLAIPWSFTLAIVDGYSVLVKCPIRQPGILLLVVIGDWVLSILILAAACSTASVVDLLLHADRSFCPPRVCSRYQISAAMAFLSWFSSMASSLFNLWLLPSL; encoded by the exons ATGGATGACGTACCTGGCTCTGTGGGAACCAGTGCTAGCTTCTCTTTGAGATTGGCCCAAACAATCTTCTCTTGTGCTTCTCTTTTTTTCATGTCTTTGGGTGTTCAATTCTACAGCTACACTGCCTTCTg CTACCTGGTTACCATCATGGGTTTGGCGATTCCATGGAGTTTCACATTAGCAATTGTTGATGGATACTCTGTTTTGGTTAAATGCCCTATCCGGCAGCCTGGAATACTGCTGCTTGTTGTCATCGGAGATTGG GTTTTATCTATTCTTATTCTAGCTGCTGCATGCTCAACGGCTAGTGTTGTGGATCTCCTGCTCCATGCAGATAGATCATTTTGCCCTCCAAGGGTTTGCAGTAGATATCAAATATCTGCTGCAATGGCATTTTTGTCTTGGTTTTCATCCATGGCCTCATCTCTGTTCAATCTCTGGTTGCTGCCCTCATTGTGA